In the Balaenoptera acutorostrata chromosome 7, mBalAcu1.1, whole genome shotgun sequence genome, one interval contains:
- the LOC114235629 gene encoding ASNSD1 upstream open reading frame protein-like produces the protein MPSQGVQPKDGEGLVLTNNSAVHKEDLSSKITEQKIVVDEISNLQKTHIEQKCFLKAKIYWMS, from the exons ATGCCCAGCCAGGGTGTACAACCCAAGGACGGTGAGGGGCTGGTCCTTACCAACAACTCGGCTGTGCACAAGGAAGACCTCAGCAGCAAGATTACAGAACAAAAAATTGTTGTGGATGAAATTTCTAACCTGCAGAAAAC GCATATTGAACAGAAATGCTTTCTGAAAGCAAAAATATATTGGATGAGCTGA